In a genomic window of Deinococcus aquiradiocola:
- a CDS encoding glycoside hydrolase family 26 protein has protein sequence MRRPTGLAPCLLLALLAGCSGGEPASRMTGERPLAHGVFVASPGTPEDDVPDAQLQAYLQASGADGLAFVYVTNNWFRSRAFPADVVRRVVAGGSVPFVRLMLRSSDDEATGPDDGYTLQDVTDGTLDADLRAWARGAAAAGVPVYAEYGTEVNGRWFAWNGLWNGQEAGPERFVQAYRHVANVVRQAGADNVRWVFHVAAQDDPDTDWNRLERYYPGGDVVSVLGVSAYGAQSPTDAPVQGLREQLDDVMPRLQTLAPTKPVLLLEFGSSAGASPAPEVWADAALRDLTARRWPALRGFAWWDSAWANDDDPAHDSELRVERLPALAAVFRRYMQGGMVTRTLDLSP, from the coding sequence GTGCGCCGCCCCACGGGCCTCGCGCCGTGCCTGCTGCTGGCCCTGCTGGCAGGCTGCTCGGGCGGCGAACCGGCCAGCCGCATGACGGGCGAGCGCCCGCTCGCGCACGGCGTGTTCGTCGCGTCGCCCGGCACGCCGGAAGACGACGTGCCGGACGCGCAGCTGCAGGCGTACCTGCAGGCCAGTGGTGCGGACGGCCTGGCCTTCGTGTACGTCACCAACAACTGGTTCCGCAGCCGGGCCTTTCCGGCGGACGTGGTGCGGCGCGTGGTGGCGGGCGGGTCGGTGCCGTTCGTGCGCCTGATGCTGCGCTCCAGCGACGACGAGGCGACCGGCCCGGACGACGGGTACACCCTGCAGGACGTGACGGACGGCACGCTGGACGCGGACCTGCGCGCCTGGGCGCGCGGCGCGGCGGCCGCCGGGGTCCCGGTGTACGCCGAGTACGGCACCGAGGTGAACGGCCGGTGGTTCGCCTGGAACGGCCTGTGGAACGGCCAGGAGGCCGGACCGGAACGGTTCGTGCAGGCGTACCGGCACGTGGCGAACGTGGTGCGGCAGGCGGGCGCCGACAACGTCCGCTGGGTGTTCCACGTCGCGGCGCAGGACGACCCGGACACCGACTGGAACCGCCTGGAGCGGTACTACCCGGGCGGGGACGTGGTGAGCGTGCTGGGCGTGTCCGCGTACGGCGCGCAGTCCCCGACGGACGCGCCCGTCCAGGGCCTGCGCGAGCAGCTGGACGACGTGATGCCGCGCCTGCAGACGCTCGCGCCCACCAAGCCGGTGCTGCTGCTGGAGTTCGGGAGCAGTGCGGGCGCGTCGCCCGCCCCTGAAGTCTGGGCGGACGCGGCGCTGCGCGACCTGACGGCCCGCCGCTGGCCTGCCCTGCGCGGCTTCGCGTGGTGGGACAGCGCGTGGGCGAACGACGACGACCCCGCGCACGACAGCGAACTGCGCGTGGAGCGCCTCCCGGCCCTGGCGGCCGTGTTCCGCCGCTACATGCAGGGCGGCATGGTGACGCGCACGCTGGACCTCTCGCCCTGA
- a CDS encoding glycosyl transferase family protein, with protein sequence MPFQALHLTGPAAVLLVLVTALLAVYILVSLDDLLLDVAYLLNRRRIRSWEVRASDLERDRPAHIALMVGAWQEAGVVTPMVESTLRMMHYPASRVEFFVGVYPNDLATLPEVQELADRLPNVHCVVNEKPGPTSKSQNLNGVYAAIVEHERRTGKRFDVIAVHDAEDVIHPYTFRLYSTLLKRWKMVQLPVFALFPRMAKGGGGPRERFYRVLAQLVTGSYADEFAEHHLHHLPAREALGLFLPSAGTGFAMRRSVMELLNEDGQVLTEGALAEDYELALRLWRKGIRVHFHVQPLPRIDTRGQAQMDYVAVREYFPTEIAAAIKQKGRWTYGITLQTPQRLKGMRLNLRDRLTLWHDQKGKYTNLIHLIGYPFSLTLLVASAFGLSDQPTPLTRTLLFTVLGITAWRMLMRGEAVRRIYGLRQALIATLALPGLPLRWLIGNYINTLATVRAWRLYLFPEKGQKRGTARWDKTERKAYVPDEVLNSARRRVGDQLLFAGKLDARALSRLVADQRRTQLPLGQLALNHHLLDESQLHEVLATTQGVTYLDLTPEMIDRRLYTPELAHAQAFAVLGRRGDRLLIATPHATDPDRLQTLRNELKRADALFGLDPVFFATSPASLERAYRRPGLSGSVFRRILQDSRIPLDMIPHEFERARARGASSFGGKFRGTQVRDVNPVNTVFGTLVVPPLAGD encoded by the coding sequence ATGCCCTTCCAAGCCCTGCACCTGACCGGCCCCGCCGCCGTGCTGCTGGTGCTCGTGACGGCCCTGCTCGCCGTGTACATCCTCGTCAGCCTCGACGACCTGCTGCTCGACGTGGCGTACCTGCTCAACCGCCGCCGCATCCGCAGCTGGGAAGTGCGCGCCAGCGACCTCGAACGCGACCGGCCCGCCCACATCGCCCTGATGGTCGGCGCGTGGCAGGAGGCGGGCGTCGTCACGCCCATGGTGGAAAGCACGCTGCGCATGATGCACTACCCCGCGTCCCGCGTGGAGTTCTTCGTGGGCGTGTACCCCAACGACCTCGCCACCCTGCCGGAAGTGCAGGAACTCGCCGACCGGCTCCCCAACGTGCACTGCGTCGTCAACGAGAAACCCGGCCCGACCAGCAAGAGCCAGAACCTCAACGGGGTGTACGCCGCCATCGTGGAACACGAGCGCCGCACCGGCAAACGCTTCGACGTGATCGCCGTGCACGACGCCGAGGACGTCATCCACCCGTACACCTTCCGGCTGTACAGCACCCTGCTGAAACGCTGGAAGATGGTGCAGCTGCCCGTCTTCGCGCTGTTCCCGCGCATGGCGAAGGGCGGCGGCGGTCCCCGCGAACGCTTCTACCGCGTGCTGGCGCAACTCGTGACCGGCAGCTACGCGGACGAGTTCGCCGAGCATCACCTGCATCACCTGCCCGCCCGCGAGGCGCTGGGCCTGTTCCTGCCGAGCGCCGGGACCGGCTTCGCGATGCGGCGCAGCGTGATGGAGCTCCTGAACGAGGACGGCCAGGTGCTCACCGAGGGCGCGCTCGCCGAGGACTACGAACTGGCCCTCAGGCTGTGGCGCAAGGGCATCAGGGTGCACTTCCACGTGCAGCCGCTCCCGCGCATCGACACGCGCGGGCAGGCGCAGATGGATTACGTCGCGGTCCGCGAATACTTCCCGACCGAGATCGCGGCCGCCATCAAACAGAAGGGCCGCTGGACGTACGGCATCACCCTGCAGACCCCGCAACGCCTGAAGGGCATGCGGCTGAACCTCCGGGACCGCCTGACCCTCTGGCACGACCAGAAAGGCAAGTACACCAACCTCATCCACCTGATCGGGTACCCGTTCTCGCTGACGCTGCTCGTCGCGAGCGCGTTCGGACTCAGCGACCAGCCGACACCACTCACGCGCACGCTGCTGTTCACGGTGCTCGGCATCACCGCGTGGCGCATGCTGATGCGCGGCGAGGCGGTGCGCCGCATCTACGGGCTGCGGCAGGCACTCATCGCGACGCTGGCCCTGCCGGGCCTGCCGCTCCGGTGGCTGATCGGCAACTACATCAACACGCTCGCCACGGTCCGCGCTTGGCGGCTGTACCTCTTCCCCGAGAAGGGCCAGAAGCGCGGCACGGCCAGATGGGACAAGACCGAACGCAAGGCCTACGTGCCGGACGAGGTGCTGAACTCCGCACGCCGCCGGGTGGGCGACCAGCTGCTGTTCGCCGGGAAGCTCGACGCGCGCGCCCTGTCGCGCCTCGTGGCGGACCAGCGCCGCACGCAGCTCCCGCTCGGGCAGCTGGCCCTGAACCACCACCTGCTCGACGAATCACAGCTGCACGAGGTGCTCGCCACCACGCAGGGCGTCACGTACCTCGACCTGACGCCCGAAATGATCGACCGCCGCCTGTACACGCCGGAACTCGCGCACGCGCAGGCCTTCGCCGTGCTCGGCAGGCGCGGCGACCGACTGCTGATCGCCACGCCGCACGCGACGGATCCCGACCGCCTCCAGACCCTGCGGAACGAACTGAAACGCGCGGACGCCCTGTTCGGGCTGGACCCGGTGTTCTTCGCCACGTCACCGGCCAGCCTGGAGCGCGCGTACCGCAGGCCCGGTCTGAGCGGCTCGGTGTTCCGGCGCATCCTGCAGGACAGCCGCATACCGCTCGACATGATCCCGCACGAGTTCGAACGGGCGCGGGCACGCGGGGCCAGCAGTTTCGGCGGGAAGTTCCGGGGCACGCAGGTGCGCGACGTGAACCCCGTCAACACGGTGTTCGGCACACTTGTCGTGCCGCCCCTCGCGGGCGACTGA
- a CDS encoding Asp23/Gls24 family envelope stress response protein: MNGSIHITEGALASLIGLTAHEIPGVVGMAPANLREGIQRVLGRAQVRDGVVIGRDGDRYTADLYVVVAYGVSIPTVAQNIVERVEHIVKTQAGTELAATRVHAVGVAHA; this comes from the coding sequence ATGAACGGAAGTATTCACATCACCGAGGGGGCCCTGGCCTCACTGATCGGCCTGACGGCCCACGAGATTCCCGGCGTGGTGGGCATGGCGCCCGCCAACCTGCGCGAAGGCATCCAGCGCGTGCTGGGCCGCGCCCAGGTCCGCGACGGGGTCGTGATCGGCCGCGACGGGGACCGGTACACGGCCGACCTGTACGTGGTGGTCGCGTACGGCGTCAGCATTCCGACCGTCGCGCAGAACATCGTGGAGCGCGTGGAGCACATCGTCAAGACGCAGGCCGGGACCGAACTGGCCGCCACGCGCGTGCACGCCGTGGGGGTCGCCCATGCCTGA
- a CDS encoding DAK2 domain-containing protein: protein MPEQTLSPAQIAAAFRYATEWLGVFREQVNALNVYPVPDGDTGTNMHLTMQSVRRELDTAPESSMAAVAKAVSYGALLGARGNSGVILSQLLKGFADSIRDLPSVNAAQLVTALQAAQKAGYGAVMKPVEGTILSVARGLADGAKGDTPDMVLENALIAGQAALDHTPEQLPVLKQAGVVDSGGQGYLYVVQGLLASLRGDALPAAPDVTSYAQEHFEHEEFGYCTEFLMEKATLPIEQIRELVAPFGDSLLVVGAEGYVKGHIHTNEPDDLLATVARHGRMLKTKVEDMGEQHTEILAQAGSAARAEEELPQSGMVAVASGYGLVKLFRSLGARIVSGGQTANPSVQDIVDAARSVSAETVVILPNNKNVLMAAQKAAELLEGRAVVVPTRTLGQGIGAALAFSQDTRAQDLAPTMDEAAKAVTTFEVTRASRTTTLTTKDGRDLHITDGDVIGLMDDDLTHAGGTPEDAVLAMLTRNYAGQEIITVFTGAGVTPEQQESLQERLAQEFPMAETEVHAGGPDLYDYLVTME from the coding sequence ATGCCTGAGCAGACCCTCTCCCCCGCCCAGATCGCGGCCGCGTTCCGGTACGCCACCGAGTGGCTCGGCGTGTTCCGCGAGCAGGTCAACGCCCTGAACGTGTACCCCGTCCCGGACGGCGACACCGGCACCAACATGCACCTCACCATGCAGAGCGTGCGCCGCGAACTGGACACCGCGCCGGAATCCAGCATGGCGGCCGTCGCCAAGGCCGTCAGTTACGGCGCGCTGCTCGGCGCGCGCGGCAACAGCGGCGTGATCCTCAGCCAGCTCCTCAAGGGCTTCGCGGACAGCATCCGTGACCTGCCGTCCGTGAACGCCGCGCAGCTCGTGACGGCGCTGCAGGCCGCACAGAAGGCCGGGTACGGGGCCGTCATGAAACCCGTCGAGGGCACCATCCTGAGCGTCGCGCGCGGCCTCGCGGACGGCGCGAAGGGCGACACGCCCGACATGGTCCTCGAGAACGCCCTGATCGCCGGTCAGGCCGCCCTGGACCACACGCCCGAACAGCTGCCCGTGCTGAAGCAGGCGGGCGTGGTGGACTCCGGCGGTCAGGGGTACCTGTACGTCGTGCAGGGCCTGCTCGCCAGCCTGCGCGGCGACGCGCTGCCCGCCGCGCCGGACGTCACGAGCTACGCGCAGGAACACTTCGAGCACGAGGAGTTCGGGTACTGCACCGAGTTCCTGATGGAGAAGGCCACGCTGCCCATCGAGCAGATCCGTGAACTCGTCGCGCCGTTCGGGGACAGCCTGCTCGTGGTGGGCGCCGAAGGGTACGTGAAGGGCCACATTCACACCAACGAGCCCGACGACCTGCTCGCCACGGTCGCACGGCACGGCCGGATGCTCAAGACGAAGGTCGAGGACATGGGCGAGCAGCACACCGAGATTCTCGCGCAGGCAGGCAGTGCCGCCCGCGCCGAGGAGGAACTCCCTCAGAGCGGCATGGTCGCCGTCGCGAGCGGGTACGGCCTCGTGAAACTGTTCCGCAGCCTCGGCGCGCGCATCGTGTCGGGCGGGCAGACCGCGAACCCCAGCGTGCAGGACATCGTGGACGCCGCCCGCAGCGTGAGCGCCGAGACGGTCGTGATCCTCCCCAACAACAAGAACGTCCTGATGGCCGCCCAGAAGGCTGCCGAACTGCTCGAAGGGCGCGCGGTCGTCGTGCCGACCCGCACGCTCGGGCAGGGCATCGGCGCGGCCCTCGCCTTCAGTCAGGACACCCGCGCGCAGGACCTCGCGCCCACCATGGACGAGGCCGCGAAGGCCGTCACGACCTTCGAGGTGACGCGCGCGAGCCGCACCACCACCCTCACCACCAAGGACGGCCGCGACCTGCACATCACGGACGGCGACGTGATCGGCCTGATGGACGACGACCTCACGCACGCGGGCGGCACGCCCGAGGACGCCGTGCTCGCCATGCTCACCCGCAACTACGCCGGGCAGGAGATCATCACGGTCTTCACTGGCGCGGGCGTCACGCCCGAACAGCAGGAAAGCCTGCAGGAGCGCCTCGCGCAGGAATTCCCGATGGCCGAGACCGAGGTGCACGCGG